In a single window of the Luteolibacter yonseiensis genome:
- the trpD gene encoding anthranilate phosphoribosyltransferase, with product MLADVGSGMDALIHHLEEKQDLSPREVRVAVDLLLDPAAPDEKKGRLLEALSAKGEKPDEIAGFVEAFLEQAVNPHLGLLDLEGPTLDVCGTGGDQLDLFNVSTTAMFVSAAAGAVVVKHGNRGITSKSGGADVLEALGIRIDMPADDFRRCVEVAGLGFMFAPLYHPAFKSVAAVRKSLASRGVKTIFNLIGPLMNPARPQCQLIGVFSRDLCPAFAEILQRLGRESAWAVHGTTGDGRSVDEVSLMGSTRICKSGAYQDQEDEEVRPRDFGFAHAEVEDLQGGDAKVNAVILENILAGKETGPKRDMVLMNAGASLACCGLADNMGDGINLAREVIASGAALEKLRLLQKASRA from the coding sequence ATGCTGGCAGACGTAGGCTCCGGCATGGACGCCCTGATTCACCACCTCGAAGAAAAACAGGATCTCTCACCCCGTGAGGTGCGGGTGGCGGTGGATCTGTTGCTGGATCCCGCCGCACCGGATGAAAAGAAGGGACGCCTGCTGGAAGCTCTTTCGGCGAAGGGGGAAAAGCCGGACGAGATCGCGGGCTTCGTGGAGGCGTTTCTGGAGCAAGCGGTGAACCCGCACCTCGGATTGCTGGATCTGGAAGGGCCGACGCTGGATGTCTGCGGCACCGGGGGCGACCAACTGGACTTGTTCAATGTCTCCACCACGGCGATGTTCGTCTCCGCCGCGGCGGGGGCGGTGGTGGTGAAGCACGGGAACCGCGGCATCACTTCGAAAAGCGGCGGCGCGGATGTGCTGGAGGCCTTGGGAATCCGGATCGATATGCCGGCGGATGACTTCCGCCGCTGCGTCGAGGTGGCGGGCCTTGGATTCATGTTCGCTCCGTTGTATCATCCGGCGTTCAAATCGGTTGCCGCCGTGCGGAAATCCCTGGCGTCACGCGGAGTGAAGACGATTTTCAACCTGATAGGGCCGCTGATGAATCCCGCGCGGCCGCAATGCCAGCTCATCGGCGTGTTTTCGAGGGACTTGTGTCCGGCGTTTGCCGAGATCCTGCAACGCTTGGGGCGCGAGAGCGCGTGGGCGGTGCATGGCACGACCGGAGACGGCCGCTCGGTGGATGAGGTGAGTCTCATGGGATCGACACGGATCTGTAAAAGCGGCGCGTATCAGGACCAGGAGGACGAGGAAGTCCGGCCGAGGGATTTCGGCTTCGCCCATGCCGAGGTGGAGGATCTCCAGGGCGGGGACGCCAAGGTGAATGCGGTGATTCTCGAAAACATCCTCGCCGGAAAGGAAACCGGGCCGAAGCGTGACATGGTGCTCATGAACGCCGGAGCTTCCCTCGCATGCTGTGGCCTGGCGGACAACATGGGCGATGGTATCAATCTGGCCCGCGAGGTGATCGCGAGCGGTGCCGCGCTGGAGAAACTGCGGTTGTTGCAGAAAGCATCGCGGGCGTGA
- a CDS encoding 4-alpha-glucanotransferase, which produces MKIVFRLNYHTIPGQSLWLKYSTVLDEKGVRFDQVVPLQWLDDRQWEACVNVGGAGRFRLEYNYQLRQSGNGVVLDEWGPVRVAEVDLDARDAVVLMDEWCSAGTADYAYDTKAFLAARGAVREFSQPGVPANANHSFQLRMEAVPEGKVPCLLGSVSEMGNWGWHSAVTLDEVAEGVWQTHLYLPPDWRIEYKYGLFDQKLGCVVGVEHGENRSLDPRNHAPRQWVQVRDECYRRDHAGLYHAAGVSIPVFSLRSDEGMGIGEFADLKPLADWACGVGLKLIQILPVNDTTSSHDWTDSYPYSAISVFALHPIYLRIQDLDHSMSAAFKERVLSARESLNPHERVDHEAVMNVKMALTREVFEEHRAAIVAGAPFREFLSANEGWVVPYAVFCVKRDHYGTADFSRWEEWAVYDREKVEALTEPSHPEWHAVAYHIWLQQELDKQLSDAVAHLHSKGLALKGDLPIGIDRQSVDAWAEPHLFKMDAQAGAPPDAFAVKGQNWGFPTYDWEVMRRDGYAWWRSRFGQLSRYFDAYRIDHILGFFRIWQVPYDHVEGIMGFFDPALPIHIDEIRERGIAFDYNRYCRPYIRWDAIAERFGDASEYVKNNFLHEAGHGYFQLRENVLTQRRIDDYFQEHPHEPFVRQGLLDCAAEVLFFEVAGSHGTLFHPRMSMQATHSYRDLDPDTRWRVEELYNDYFFRRQEEFWQGQGLAKLPAMRRASDMLLCGEDLGMVPACVPGVLKELGILSLEIQRMPKTHEVEFYHPQHAPYMSVVSPSTHDMSTLRGWWEEDAAATARFAWQMFGISQPEKELSGDVAAKIIWQHLQSPAMWAIFPLQDLLAMDEELRHPVPEAERINVPAVIPYYWRYRMHLSTAQLATADGFNKRLRHMIVSVNR; this is translated from the coding sequence ATGAAGATCGTTTTCCGCCTGAACTATCATACCATTCCGGGACAGTCGCTTTGGTTGAAATACTCGACCGTGCTGGATGAAAAGGGTGTCCGTTTCGACCAGGTGGTGCCGTTGCAGTGGCTCGACGACCGGCAGTGGGAGGCGTGCGTGAACGTTGGTGGGGCCGGGAGGTTCCGCCTCGAATACAATTACCAGCTCCGCCAGTCCGGAAATGGAGTCGTGCTGGACGAATGGGGGCCCGTCCGTGTGGCGGAGGTGGATCTCGACGCGCGGGACGCGGTGGTGCTGATGGATGAGTGGTGCTCCGCCGGGACTGCGGATTACGCATACGACACGAAGGCGTTCCTTGCCGCGCGGGGTGCAGTGCGGGAGTTTTCCCAGCCCGGGGTACCGGCCAATGCGAACCATTCGTTCCAACTCCGGATGGAAGCCGTCCCCGAGGGAAAGGTGCCGTGCCTGCTTGGCAGCGTGAGCGAAATGGGTAACTGGGGCTGGCACTCCGCGGTCACGCTGGATGAGGTGGCGGAGGGCGTCTGGCAGACCCATCTCTACCTTCCGCCGGACTGGAGGATCGAATACAAATACGGACTCTTCGATCAAAAGCTGGGCTGTGTGGTGGGTGTCGAACACGGTGAGAACCGCAGCCTCGACCCCCGCAACCACGCCCCCCGCCAATGGGTGCAGGTAAGGGATGAATGCTATCGCCGGGACCATGCGGGTCTCTATCACGCGGCGGGTGTCTCCATCCCGGTTTTTTCCCTAAGGAGCGATGAGGGCATGGGGATCGGTGAATTCGCGGACCTGAAGCCTCTGGCTGACTGGGCGTGCGGAGTCGGCTTGAAGCTGATCCAGATCCTTCCCGTCAACGATACGACCTCCTCGCACGATTGGACGGATTCCTATCCTTATTCGGCCATCAGCGTGTTCGCGTTGCATCCCATCTACCTCCGGATCCAGGATCTGGATCACTCCATGTCCGCGGCCTTCAAGGAGCGGGTGCTGTCCGCGCGGGAGTCGCTCAATCCACATGAGCGGGTGGATCATGAGGCGGTGATGAATGTGAAGATGGCGCTGACCCGGGAGGTGTTTGAAGAACATCGTGCGGCGATCGTGGCCGGCGCCCCATTCCGGGAATTCCTCTCGGCCAATGAAGGTTGGGTTGTTCCGTATGCGGTGTTTTGTGTGAAGAGGGATCATTATGGCACGGCGGATTTTTCCCGATGGGAGGAGTGGGCCGTGTATGACCGTGAGAAGGTGGAGGCGCTGACAGAGCCGTCACATCCCGAGTGGCATGCCGTCGCCTACCACATCTGGCTACAACAGGAACTGGACAAGCAACTCTCGGACGCCGTCGCGCATCTCCATTCGAAGGGGCTGGCTCTCAAGGGGGATCTCCCCATCGGCATCGACCGCCAGTCTGTGGACGCGTGGGCGGAGCCGCATCTTTTCAAAATGGACGCACAGGCGGGCGCGCCGCCGGATGCCTTCGCGGTGAAGGGGCAGAACTGGGGATTCCCCACCTACGACTGGGAGGTCATGCGGCGGGATGGATATGCATGGTGGCGGTCACGCTTCGGACAGCTCAGCCGATATTTCGACGCCTACCGCATCGACCACATCCTCGGTTTCTTCCGCATCTGGCAGGTGCCGTATGACCATGTGGAGGGTATCATGGGATTCTTCGATCCCGCGCTGCCGATCCATATCGACGAGATCCGGGAGCGGGGGATCGCGTTTGATTACAACCGGTATTGCCGACCCTACATCCGGTGGGATGCGATCGCCGAACGGTTCGGGGATGCCTCGGAATATGTGAAAAACAATTTCCTGCACGAAGCGGGCCACGGGTATTTCCAATTGCGGGAAAACGTGCTGACGCAAAGACGGATCGACGATTATTTTCAGGAACATCCGCATGAACCGTTCGTCCGCCAGGGACTGTTGGACTGCGCGGCGGAGGTGTTGTTTTTCGAGGTGGCGGGTTCGCACGGCACCTTGTTCCATCCCCGCATGTCGATGCAGGCGACGCATTCGTACCGAGACCTGGATCCCGACACACGCTGGCGGGTGGAGGAACTTTACAACGATTACTTTTTCCGGCGTCAGGAGGAATTCTGGCAAGGCCAGGGACTTGCGAAGCTCCCGGCGATGCGTCGTGCCAGCGACATGCTCTTGTGCGGCGAGGACCTCGGAATGGTGCCGGCCTGTGTGCCGGGCGTCCTGAAGGAACTGGGAATTCTTTCCCTGGAGATCCAGCGGATGCCGAAGACTCACGAAGTGGAGTTCTATCATCCGCAACATGCCCCCTACATGAGTGTGGTCAGTCCTTCCACCCACGACATGTCGACGCTGCGAGGGTGGTGGGAGGAGGATGCCGCCGCGACTGCGCGGTTCGCCTGGCAAATGTTCGGCATCTCCCAACCGGAAAAGGAACTGTCCGGGGACGTCGCGGCGAAGATCATCTGGCAACACCTGCAGTCTCCGGCGATGTGGGCGATTTTCCCGCTACAGGACCTGCTGGCGATGGATGAGGAGCTGCGCCACCCGGTCCCCGAGGCCGAACGCATCAACGTGCCCGCCGTCATCCCGTATTATTGGCGCTACCGCATGCATCTCAGCACCGCGCAACTCGCCACGGCGGATGGATTCAACAAGAGGTTGAGGCATATGATTGTGTCTGTTAACCGCTGA
- a CDS encoding glycogen synthase — MSFTAPYSIRHATSSTPIPKSQAKEVNRGRRPRILLVTPEISASDHLAKNGKPAPCVKAGGLADVSALLFDSLAESGADVHVAIPHFRSLFQLGPKGHSRRLHLCQDREFSYRRSVYDGCAQSNLRAALAFQRDVIHYVMPRLQPDLIHCHDWMTGLVPAAARSMGIPSLFTVHNLHDERDSLGHIEDRGIDAARFWENLYFHQYPGSYENARNNNSVSMLASGILAADHMNTVSRSFLGELAGGDHPTSWAITDAVRGKLGAGRAHGIVNSLPSSISPKQDPHLSHRYDASNHVSGKLANKLALQRALGLEEDEEAPILFWPSRLDPVQKGCHLLADMLYRLVSDYWGLGLQVVFVADGPYRETFEGIAKFHNLKHRIAVAGFSESLSRLGYAGSDFMLMPSAYEPCGLSQMIGLRYGSLPIVHSTGGLRDTVTHFDPQQNTGNGFVFEHYNPQGLRWAIDEAMRFHMRPQAERKAQVSRIMTQAAHDHSPASMVDQYMEIYRKLLQPQSA; from the coding sequence ATGTCCTTTACAGCCCCTTACTCGATCCGCCATGCCACAAGTTCCACTCCAATTCCCAAATCCCAGGCCAAAGAGGTGAATCGTGGCAGGCGTCCGAGAATCCTTCTGGTTACTCCTGAAATCAGCGCCAGCGATCATCTGGCGAAAAACGGCAAACCCGCTCCCTGCGTCAAGGCCGGCGGACTGGCAGACGTGAGCGCGTTGTTGTTCGATTCCCTCGCGGAGTCCGGCGCGGACGTCCATGTCGCCATTCCCCATTTCAGGTCCCTCTTCCAACTGGGTCCCAAGGGACATTCGAGGCGACTGCACCTGTGCCAGGACCGCGAGTTTTCCTACCGCCGTTCGGTGTATGACGGTTGCGCGCAGTCGAACCTGAGAGCGGCCCTCGCCTTCCAACGGGATGTGATCCATTACGTCATGCCGAGGTTGCAGCCGGACCTGATCCACTGCCATGACTGGATGACAGGCCTCGTACCCGCCGCCGCCCGCTCCATGGGCATCCCTTCCCTCTTCACCGTTCACAATCTCCATGACGAGCGGGACTCTCTCGGCCACATCGAGGACCGTGGCATCGACGCCGCCCGCTTCTGGGAAAACCTCTATTTCCACCAGTATCCGGGAAGCTATGAAAACGCGAGAAACAACAACTCCGTGAGCATGCTCGCCTCCGGCATCCTGGCCGCCGACCACATGAACACCGTCAGCCGCAGCTTCCTTGGCGAGCTGGCCGGCGGCGACCACCCCACCTCGTGGGCGATCACCGATGCCGTCCGAGGAAAACTCGGAGCAGGTCGCGCGCACGGTATCGTGAATTCACTGCCGTCATCCATCTCACCCAAGCAGGATCCGCATCTTTCCCATCGCTACGACGCGTCCAATCATGTTTCGGGAAAGCTGGCCAACAAGCTCGCGCTCCAGCGCGCGCTGGGACTCGAAGAAGACGAGGAGGCTCCGATCCTCTTCTGGCCTTCCAGGCTTGATCCGGTCCAGAAGGGATGCCACCTCCTCGCGGACATGCTCTACCGGCTGGTCAGCGACTACTGGGGCCTCGGGCTCCAGGTCGTCTTCGTGGCGGACGGCCCCTATCGCGAGACCTTCGAGGGAATTGCGAAATTCCACAATCTCAAGCACCGCATCGCGGTCGCAGGGTTCAGTGAAAGCCTGTCGCGCCTCGGCTACGCGGGATCCGACTTCATGCTCATGCCCTCCGCCTACGAACCCTGCGGACTTTCGCAGATGATCGGCCTGCGCTATGGAAGCCTGCCGATCGTCCACTCCACAGGCGGCCTGCGGGATACGGTCACCCATTTTGATCCACAGCAGAACACCGGCAACGGATTCGTTTTCGAGCACTACAACCCCCAGGGCCTGCGCTGGGCCATTGATGAGGCCATGCGCTTCCACATGCGTCCCCAGGCGGAGCGGAAGGCACAGGTTTCCCGCATCATGACACAGGCGGCACATGACCACTCCCCAGCTTCGATGGTGGATCAATACATGGAGATCTATCGGAAATTGCTGCAACCGCAATCAGCGTGA
- a CDS encoding 4-alpha-glucanotransferase has protein sequence MDTDLSAPATPPHDEIPLTQRRAGLLVPVFAMRHREDFGVGDTRAVREAIDFCADNSFKVLQLLPIHETFGDHSPYNPISSRALSPVYIYLHPDEVPGLLAGDLERAAPDAWRAQLRNGIVKHGSVHPLKMQVLQLAWHRFLTGNQTDLMREFTEFREQEKAWLPHYTLFRLLIREYEGNTEWLDWRPEHHTFQGANNWLMQHPDREELEDIRDGYAYAQWIAHRQWDDVRVYAESRSVMLMGEMSFGVGRGSSDVWANPELFDLEWNLGSRPLTHFDTNKDAERWGQNWGLPSYRWENHRSKGFAWLRSRVAGERRFFHICRLDHLRGYFRAYMFPWPGGARHSEYSNLTDEEAALKTGGKLPRFVLGPDDDPQFARMNELQGRELIGVIREAAGPMELVAELMGAMPEYMSRALEELPLANLVFPQLEQFSGQEDPADLLLRELSLVTYANHDNAPLAITYLHLQRAAAANPDGREASQLAWLLGFAGWAEAPPEELDDRLLVALQTALLATRCKLAVFMCSDLLGVPLRFNLPGSYGIETWCDRLDFPFADFANHAVFGPRIATVRRLIFEHDRA, from the coding sequence ATGGATACCGATCTCTCCGCACCCGCCACTCCCCCTCATGACGAAATACCGCTGACCCAGCGCAGGGCGGGCCTGTTGGTGCCGGTTTTCGCGATGCGGCATCGCGAGGATTTCGGCGTGGGGGACACCCGGGCGGTGCGCGAGGCCATCGATTTTTGTGCGGACAACTCGTTCAAGGTGCTGCAGCTCCTGCCGATCCACGAGACGTTCGGCGACCACAGCCCCTACAATCCCATCAGTTCCAGGGCGCTTTCTCCCGTTTACATCTACCTGCATCCGGACGAGGTGCCGGGTCTGCTGGCCGGAGATCTCGAGCGCGCCGCGCCCGACGCATGGCGGGCACAGTTGAGGAACGGCATCGTCAAACACGGTTCGGTGCATCCGCTGAAAATGCAGGTCCTGCAACTCGCGTGGCACCGTTTCCTGACGGGAAACCAGACGGACCTGATGCGGGAGTTCACGGAGTTCCGTGAGCAGGAGAAGGCCTGGCTGCCACATTACACCTTGTTCCGGCTGTTGATCCGCGAGTACGAGGGCAACACCGAGTGGCTGGACTGGCGGCCCGAACACCACACTTTCCAAGGCGCGAACAACTGGCTGATGCAGCACCCGGACCGGGAGGAACTGGAGGATATCCGGGATGGCTACGCCTATGCCCAGTGGATCGCGCACCGCCAGTGGGATGACGTGCGGGTTTATGCGGAGAGCAGGAGCGTCATGCTCATGGGAGAGATGTCGTTCGGAGTGGGCCGGGGGAGTTCGGATGTCTGGGCGAACCCCGAACTGTTCGATCTCGAGTGGAACCTCGGCTCTCGGCCGTTGACCCATTTCGACACCAACAAGGACGCGGAACGCTGGGGACAGAACTGGGGACTGCCTTCCTACCGTTGGGAGAACCACCGGTCGAAGGGATTCGCATGGCTGCGCTCGCGGGTGGCGGGAGAGCGGAGGTTTTTCCACATCTGCCGCCTGGACCACCTTCGCGGATATTTCCGTGCCTATATGTTTCCGTGGCCGGGCGGTGCCAGGCATTCGGAATATTCCAATCTGACCGATGAGGAGGCAGCCCTCAAGACAGGAGGGAAACTGCCGCGCTTCGTCCTCGGTCCGGACGACGATCCGCAGTTCGCGAGAATGAACGAACTCCAGGGGCGCGAACTGATCGGTGTCATCCGCGAGGCCGCCGGGCCTATGGAACTGGTGGCGGAGCTGATGGGCGCGATGCCGGAATACATGAGCCGCGCGCTTGAAGAACTTCCGTTGGCGAACCTGGTTTTTCCACAACTCGAACAATTTTCCGGACAGGAAGATCCTGCGGACCTGCTGCTGCGCGAGCTGAGTCTGGTGACCTACGCGAACCATGACAACGCGCCGCTGGCGATCACTTATCTCCATTTGCAACGCGCCGCGGCCGCCAATCCGGATGGCAGGGAAGCCTCGCAGCTCGCCTGGCTTCTCGGGTTCGCGGGTTGGGCCGAAGCACCTCCTGAGGAGCTGGACGATCGTCTTCTGGTGGCTTTGCAAACGGCCCTGCTCGCCACCCGCTGCAAGCTGGCCGTCTTCATGTGCAGCGATCTGCTGGGGGTGCCGCTCCGTTTCAATCTGCCGGGAAGTTACGGAATCGAAACCTGGTGCGACCGGCTGGACTTTCCCTTTGCCGACTTCGCCAACCATGCGGTGTTCGGCCCGCGCATCGCGACGGTGCGCCGCCTGATTTTCGAACACGACCGTGCCTGA
- a CDS encoding VOC family protein, with protein MPDIGIKELAFVGYAVNDIAESRVFYRETLGLKEGMVFEHEGEVGWVEFTIPGGQTIAITKASEQWQPSAHGGGVCLEVADLDAAVSALEAAGAKFALPIQDYPVCRLALVSDPSGNTIALHQKKANHPECSH; from the coding sequence ATGCCTGACATCGGAATCAAGGAACTCGCCTTCGTCGGCTACGCGGTGAACGACATCGCCGAATCGCGGGTGTTCTACCGCGAGACCCTCGGTCTCAAGGAAGGCATGGTCTTCGAGCATGAAGGCGAGGTCGGCTGGGTCGAGTTCACGATTCCCGGCGGCCAGACGATCGCCATCACCAAGGCGAGCGAACAATGGCAGCCCAGCGCCCACGGTGGCGGTGTCTGTCTCGAGGTCGCCGACCTTGATGCCGCGGTCTCCGCGCTGGAAGCGGCCGGGGCGAAGTTCGCCCTGCCCATCCAGGACTACCCCGTGTGCCGCCTCGCGCTCGTGTCCGACCCGTCCGGAAACACCATCGCGCTGCACCAGAAGAAGGCGAACCATCCCGAGTGTTCCCACTGA
- the sucD gene encoding succinate--CoA ligase subunit alpha — MAILIDENTKLLVQGITGSFGARHASLSLAYGTKLVAGVTPGKGGQKFENVVPIFDTVSQAVNETGATASAIFVPPPFAADAILEAADAGVELIVCITEGIPVMDMMRVKEALRGSKSRLVGPNCPGLVTPGRGEKSHGGCRIGIAPGYIHKRGNVGVVSRSGTLTYEAVFQLTQLGYGQSTCVGIGGDPINGTNHLEVLEMFNNDPETEAIIMIGEIGGTAEVDAARWAKENCKKPIAGFIAGATAPPGRRMGHAGAIVGGEEDTAQAKKRILAECGIAVSETPSDMAKTLLERWGK; from the coding sequence ATGGCCATCCTCATTGATGAAAACACCAAGCTCCTGGTTCAGGGGATCACCGGCAGCTTCGGCGCACGCCATGCCTCGCTCTCACTCGCCTACGGCACGAAGCTCGTGGCCGGTGTCACTCCGGGGAAGGGCGGACAGAAGTTTGAGAATGTCGTGCCGATCTTCGACACGGTCAGCCAGGCGGTGAATGAAACCGGTGCCACCGCTTCCGCCATTTTCGTGCCACCTCCGTTCGCCGCCGATGCGATCCTCGAAGCCGCGGACGCGGGCGTGGAACTCATCGTCTGCATCACCGAAGGCATCCCCGTGATGGACATGATGCGCGTGAAGGAAGCCCTCAGAGGTTCGAAGTCCCGCCTCGTCGGCCCGAACTGTCCCGGCCTCGTCACTCCGGGCCGCGGGGAGAAATCCCACGGTGGCTGCCGCATCGGCATCGCTCCCGGCTACATTCACAAGCGTGGCAATGTTGGTGTGGTCTCACGTTCCGGCACGCTCACTTACGAAGCGGTTTTCCAACTCACCCAGCTCGGCTACGGCCAGAGCACCTGCGTCGGCATCGGCGGAGATCCGATCAACGGCACCAACCACCTCGAAGTGTTGGAAATGTTCAACAACGACCCTGAGACCGAGGCGATCATCATGATCGGCGAGATCGGCGGCACCGCCGAGGTGGACGCCGCACGCTGGGCCAAGGAAAACTGCAAGAAGCCGATCGCCGGATTCATCGCCGGAGCGACCGCGCCTCCGGGCCGCCGCATGGGCCACGCCGGCGCCATCGTCGGCGGTGAGGAAGACACCGCCCAAGCCAAGAAGCGCATTCTCGCCGAGTGTGGCATCGCCGTTTCTGAAACACCTTCGGACATGGCGAAGACACTGCTCGAGCGCTGGGGCAAGTGA
- the sucC gene encoding ADP-forming succinate--CoA ligase subunit beta: MNIHEYQAKELFDRFQVPSPVGRVASTPEEAAAAAREFAGAKLVIKAQVHAGGRGKGHFTNGFQGGVHLIESPEQAAEYAGKMLNETLVTVQTGEAGKLVSKVMIAEAVDITHEYYLAILMDRATSRPVIVASTEGGMSIEDVAHNTPEKIIRQFIHPLLGLQGYEVRKLSAALGLTGDIAKQFAKLLGNLYKLFISCDCAMLEINPLVTTPDGRVLALDAKFGFDDNALYRHPDIVAMRDKTEEDPREVAASEYELNYIGLDGNIACLVNGAGLAMATMDIIKHFGGEPANFLDVGGGASKEQVTAAFKIILADPNVKGILINIFGGIMDCNVIAEGVIAAAKETGLPIPLVVRLEGNNVEMGKATLAASGLNIVSADDMSDGAKKIVAAVA; the protein is encoded by the coding sequence ATGAACATTCACGAATACCAAGCCAAGGAGCTTTTCGACCGTTTCCAAGTCCCCAGCCCCGTCGGCCGGGTCGCGAGCACTCCCGAGGAAGCGGCTGCGGCTGCTAGGGAATTCGCCGGAGCCAAACTGGTGATCAAGGCCCAGGTCCATGCCGGCGGTCGTGGCAAGGGTCACTTCACCAATGGTTTCCAAGGCGGTGTCCATCTCATCGAATCGCCCGAACAGGCTGCGGAATACGCCGGGAAGATGCTCAATGAAACGCTGGTCACCGTGCAGACGGGTGAGGCGGGCAAGCTCGTCAGCAAGGTGATGATCGCCGAGGCGGTGGACATCACCCACGAATACTACCTCGCGATCCTCATGGACCGCGCCACCAGCCGCCCGGTCATCGTCGCCTCCACCGAAGGCGGCATGAGCATCGAGGACGTGGCACACAACACACCGGAGAAGATCATCCGCCAGTTCATCCACCCGCTGCTCGGACTCCAGGGCTACGAGGTTCGCAAGCTCAGCGCCGCGCTCGGCCTGACGGGGGATATCGCCAAACAGTTTGCGAAACTCCTGGGTAATCTCTACAAGCTGTTCATTTCCTGTGATTGTGCGATGCTCGAGATCAACCCGCTCGTCACCACACCGGATGGCCGCGTGCTCGCTCTCGACGCGAAATTCGGCTTCGATGACAATGCTCTTTACCGCCACCCGGACATCGTCGCCATGCGCGACAAGACGGAGGAGGACCCCCGCGAGGTCGCCGCTTCCGAGTATGAGCTGAACTACATCGGCCTTGATGGCAACATCGCCTGCCTCGTCAATGGCGCCGGTCTCGCGATGGCCACCATGGACATCATCAAGCACTTCGGTGGCGAGCCCGCCAACTTCCTCGACGTGGGGGGCGGAGCTTCCAAGGAGCAGGTGACGGCCGCCTTCAAGATCATCCTCGCCGATCCGAACGTGAAGGGCATCCTGATCAACATTTTCGGCGGCATCATGGACTGCAACGTCATCGCGGAAGGCGTCATCGCCGCCGCGAAGGAAACCGGCCTGCCGATCCCGCTCGTCGTCCGTCTGGAAGGAAACAACGTTGAAATGGGCAAGGCCACCCTGGCGGCCTCCGGACTCAACATCGTTTCCGCCGATGACATGTCGGACGGTGCGAAGAAGATCGTCGCCGCCGTGGCTTGA
- a CDS encoding histidine kinase dimerization/phospho-acceptor domain-containing protein, whose amino-acid sequence MSTLENTDGEPLPWKEIIGKAAHDMRTPLSCMRTTVEVLRMLASSEQDTRMIEILEKQIDSLAAQVNDLVNDPRAYLPGGSRSRH is encoded by the coding sequence ATGAGCACGCTGGAAAACACGGACGGGGAGCCGCTGCCATGGAAAGAAATCATCGGCAAGGCCGCGCATGACATGCGGACACCGCTTTCCTGCATGCGGACGACCGTGGAAGTGCTGCGCATGCTCGCGTCGTCCGAGCAGGACACCCGGATGATCGAGATCCTTGAGAAACAGATCGACAGTCTCGCCGCCCAGGTGAATGACCTTGTGAATGATCCGAGAGCCTATCTGCCCGGTGGCTCCCGCTCCAGGCACTGA
- a CDS encoding SDR family oxidoreductase, whose protein sequence is MSGKRALVTGAGSGIGRAAAHALAGAGASVVLLGRTAEELEEVLAEIGGEANGHRCAVADVSDEKEMIAAYASIAGQWDSLDAVVANAGINGVWAPLDQLEVDEWDQTLAVNLRGTFLTVKLALPLLKKNGGSVIVVSSVNGNRIFSNSGATAYSCSKAAQVAFTKMTALELAKDHIRVNVICPGAITTNIDDSTERRDMEALHLPVEFPAGDVPLTQGKPGVADDVADVILFLASAQSGHVSGTEIYVDGAQSLLQG, encoded by the coding sequence ATGTCAGGAAAACGCGCGCTGGTCACCGGCGCGGGATCGGGAATCGGCCGGGCCGCCGCCCACGCCCTCGCCGGCGCGGGAGCCTCCGTCGTCTTGCTAGGGCGCACGGCGGAAGAATTGGAGGAGGTGCTGGCGGAGATCGGCGGTGAGGCAAACGGGCACCGTTGCGCCGTGGCGGATGTCTCGGACGAGAAGGAAATGATCGCCGCATATGCAAGCATCGCGGGACAATGGGACTCGCTGGATGCGGTTGTGGCGAACGCCGGCATCAACGGCGTGTGGGCGCCGCTCGACCAACTGGAGGTGGACGAGTGGGATCAGACGCTGGCCGTCAACCTGCGCGGCACGTTTCTGACCGTCAAGCTGGCCCTGCCCCTGCTGAAGAAGAACGGTGGCTCCGTCATCGTGGTTTCCTCGGTGAACGGAAACCGTATCTTCAGCAATTCGGGTGCGACCGCATACTCATGTTCCAAGGCCGCGCAGGTGGCGTTCACCAAGATGACCGCGCTCGAACTCGCCAAGGACCACATCCGGGTGAACGTCATCTGCCCCGGCGCGATCACCACCAACATCGACGATTCGACGGAAAGGCGGGACATGGAAGCGCTGCACCTGCCGGTGGAGTTTCCCGCTGGCGACGTGCCTCTCACCCAGGGCAAACCCGGTGTGGCGGATGATGTGGCGGACGTGATCCTGTTCCTGGCCTCCGCGCAATCCGGCCACGTGAGCGGAACGGAAATTTATGTGGATGGCGCGCAGTCGCTGCTGCAAGGATGA